A segment of the Halostagnicola larsenii XH-48 genome:
CATATTTGCCGAATTCGGGCGTGAGAGCCGGTTCTAATCGTCGCGGCTTGCGGACCCGTTCAACGTGGATTCACCTGTATTGGATGGAATTCGGCCAAAAAATATCGCGTTGTTTTCGACTCGAGACGGTTCAAAGTCCGTATTTCCGCGGAGAAACATAATATTTCGTGAAATAATGCTCTGACTTCCGCTGGTAAGGTACATCGTTATAAAATACCACTGTCGCTTACCGAAAGGATAGCGAGAATGTGATGGAGGAAACCGGATCGGCGAGACGCCGAACCGAACTGTACTGGCTCCTCTCGACGAATCGAGAGCGAATCGAACACACACGCGACCCCGTCGAACGGGAATTCAACCAATGTCAACGCAAGCGACTAACACGACCACGGATACTGGCCGCGAATCGAAAGCACAACTAGATATTCTTGGCGACGAATGCGCACGGACGATACTCGTCGCAACGAGCGAAAACCCTCGAACCGCAAAAGAGCTGACAGCGCGCACGGACAGCTCCTCGGCAACCGTCTACCGGCGAATCAACAACCTACTCGAGAGCGGACTGTTGGCGGAGTGCATTCGATTCGAAGAGGATGGCTCCCACACGACCGCCTACGAGGCGACGATAGAGGCCCTGCACGTACAGATCAGTACCGACGGTATCGAGGTAACGATTGCCGGACAACGCGAGTGAGAACGGCCGCGTGCGGAGTCGGTGACTCGACGGTGAGCAGGGAGACGCTCCGAGGAAGTTCTCGAGGTGTAACTTTGAGTCGTTTCGGTCGATCTCATCCTTCGAGCGGGCCGCTCGTCGAAATCGTCCGAACTGACGGAACTCGTGATAGTCGTCGGAATAATTGGTTTCTCTCGCGGTAATGAGCCACGAGGAAGGCGCAAACGCCTGTATGATACGGATAACAAATATCCACTCAACGGAACGGTCAACCCGATTGAGCAATGCACGACCTGACCGGCTTCCAGCGAGACCTGTTGTACGTCATTTCCGGCGCGGATCGGCCGTCCGGACAAACCGTCAAAGACGAGGTCGAGAAGTACTATAGCTCGGAGATCAACCACGGGCGACTGTACCCAAATCTCGACACACTGGTAAACAAAGAACTCGTCGAAAAGGGACAACTCGACCGGCGAACGAACTACTACGCGATCACTGACGCGGGAACCCAGCGCATCGAAGAGCGCCGCGAGTGGGAAGAGCAGTACGTCGATATGTAAGCAGTTGAAAAACGACCTGCAGGTCCCAGGGGTCTAGTTCAGCGTACGATTCCGTGCAGCGCCATCTGTGTCAATATTCCGTCTATTTCTGCCTCGAGTCTCCGAAGACGAAGCGAGTTCTATCGTACGGCAAATACGTCACATACTCGAGGGTCGATCGTCCTCATCCGCCACGACGAGGGCGGTTTCGGAGCGGCGATGGTCAGGTAGTTCGAGCATAACAAAGCCCGAGATAGACTATGAATCCAACCGTTTGAGCATGGAAATGGTATCCCCTGTGTCTCTGCCGCCCGTCGAGGTGTACCGTCGATGAGTCTCCGAACGAAGACGTGGACTCGGTTTCAGTTGCTCCGTGACTACCCCGTAGACCTCGCAGTCGTGTCGGTCGCTGCAATTCTCGCGTACTACGTCGTCTCGATCACGCCCACCGGCAGCGAGTTTCGGATGCTCGTGGCGATGGGGCTGGTCCTGTTCCTGCCGGGGTACGCACTCGTCGCGGTGATTTTTCCCGCGACGGCGCGACGCCAATCCCAGCGGGAGTCGGACGCGACCGACCACCGGTTTCGTGGGATCAGAACGGTCGAACGGATCGGGCTGTCGCTCGTCCTCTCGCTTGCGATCGTCCCGGTCGTCATCATGGTGCTTGCCGGGACGAGCTGGGGGCTTTCGACCGAGGTGATTACGGCCGCACTCGCGGGAGTGGTCATCGTGTTTGCACAGATCGGCGTCGTTCGCCGACTTCGCGTTCCCGCCCCGGATCGGTTTTCGGTCGCACCGCTCGATTCGCTTCGCCAGCGAACCAGCGACACTGACGGAGTCACGAAAATGGCTTCGTCGGTGATACTGTGGGGTGCGATCTTATTGACAGTGAGCGGACTGTTGTTCGCGTTCGTCTCACCGACCGCGGCTGGCGGGTTTACCGAACTCGGATTGTACACGGAAAACGACGACGGAGACCTCGTCGCAGGAGAGATCCCCGGCGAGGTCGGACCTGACGAGTCGATCCCGATCACGTTCTCGATCGAGAACGGCGAAGGCGAGGACATGGAATACACGCTCGTCGTCCAGGAACAGTACTTCGAGGACGGCGAGATCACCGACCGGACGCAGTTACGAGAGCTCACCGCGAACGTCTCGGATGGCACGACCGTTAGCGGCGAACGGGACATTACGCCGACCGCAGAAGACGGTGAGTCGGTCCGAATCAGTGTGCTCCTCTACGAGGGCGATCCACCGGCTGAGCCGACGAACGAGAACGCACAGGAGGCCACCCACTTCTGGGTCGACGTCACCGAAGATGCTTCGGAGGACGAACCCGATGGTGAGGCGCCCGAAGAAGATGCGGACGAGGACGACGAATTAGACGACGTTGGTGATATCGAGGTCGAGGGCGGTGAAGATGGCGAAGACGGGGAAGATGGTGAAGACGGAGAGGACGGCGAGTCCACCATTGAATTCGACGAATTCTTCGGGGACACGTCGGTCGCTCCCGCGGAAACTGGTCTTCTGTAAGTCGCCTCGGGCTCACGTGGTTCGAGGCGCGACGCCTCTCGTCAGCGAGCGAAAGCTCGGTTCGCGGAGCTCGTGGAGTGTCGGTTTCGCGGACCCCGTAGAGCGTTGCTCCGTTCAGTCACAAAAGCTCGAGAACGGACGACTGCTAGCGGCGAAAGCAACTCGAGAAGGGACGTTCGCCAGTTTTTCTTCGTAACCCGCGAGTCGATCAGGGCAGCCGGTGATCGATAGCGC
Coding sequences within it:
- a CDS encoding winged helix-turn-helix domain-containing protein, which produces MSTQATNTTTDTGRESKAQLDILGDECARTILVATSENPRTAKELTARTDSSSATVYRRINNLLESGLLAECIRFEEDGSHTTAYEATIEALHVQISTDGIEVTIAGQRE
- a CDS encoding helix-turn-helix transcriptional regulator, with the protein product MHDLTGFQRDLLYVISGADRPSGQTVKDEVEKYYSSEINHGRLYPNLDTLVNKELVEKGQLDRRTNYYAITDAGTQRIEERREWEEQYVDM
- a CDS encoding DUF1616 domain-containing protein produces the protein MSLRTKTWTRFQLLRDYPVDLAVVSVAAILAYYVVSITPTGSEFRMLVAMGLVLFLPGYALVAVIFPATARRQSQRESDATDHRFRGIRTVERIGLSLVLSLAIVPVVIMVLAGTSWGLSTEVITAALAGVVIVFAQIGVVRRLRVPAPDRFSVAPLDSLRQRTSDTDGVTKMASSVILWGAILLTVSGLLFAFVSPTAAGGFTELGLYTENDDGDLVAGEIPGEVGPDESIPITFSIENGEGEDMEYTLVVQEQYFEDGEITDRTQLRELTANVSDGTTVSGERDITPTAEDGESVRISVLLYEGDPPAEPTNENAQEATHFWVDVTEDASEDEPDGEAPEEDADEDDELDDVGDIEVEGGEDGEDGEDGEDGEDGESTIEFDEFFGDTSVAPAETGLL